Proteins co-encoded in one Euzebyales bacterium genomic window:
- a CDS encoding DUF1015 family protein, translating to MAETTDRLGIRPAHLHVVEPALAARVAAPAFDTLPVEERMARAADPLSFLNVLRAPEGVEHLARNRRALERLLADGVFTDGTGPRFAWYRLATDDHVQTGLVAEVAIQDYDEGRIVRHEHTRAEREEDLAAFQRRVAADGSPVAVAYRADRHMRAHARRATARPPHLQFTSDDGVEHTLWTAAGTDEVRAIRAAAARLPRLYVTDGHHRFAAASRMAAAGRAEGSGQDAADQWLLAALYPDDELRILPFHRAVARPRGPTTSDLLSALATHVHVTLLERPVPPDDPRMFTAFVDGDWFRLVVPSDTVDVDPLDALAVSVLQEHVLAPVFGVHEPRIDPRLTYVAGDADAVASHCRRHRAVGFMLRATTMHELMTIADADAVMPPKSTLFSPKPRAGIVLRLIA from the coding sequence GTGGCGGAGACGACCGACCGGCTCGGCATCCGCCCCGCGCACCTGCACGTCGTCGAGCCCGCGCTGGCCGCCCGCGTCGCCGCGCCGGCCTTCGACACGCTGCCGGTCGAGGAGCGCATGGCCCGAGCAGCCGACCCGTTGAGCTTCCTGAACGTGCTCCGCGCACCGGAAGGCGTGGAGCACCTGGCACGCAACCGCCGCGCGCTCGAGCGGCTGCTCGCCGACGGCGTGTTCACCGACGGCACGGGGCCGCGCTTCGCCTGGTACCGGCTGGCCACCGATGACCACGTCCAGACGGGCCTGGTGGCGGAGGTGGCGATCCAGGACTACGACGAGGGGCGCATCGTCCGTCACGAGCACACCCGGGCGGAGCGCGAGGAGGACCTGGCCGCCTTCCAGCGGCGCGTCGCCGCCGACGGCAGCCCGGTCGCAGTTGCGTACCGCGCCGACCGGCACATGCGCGCGCATGCGCGCAGGGCGACAGCGCGCCCCCCACACCTTCAGTTCACGTCGGACGACGGCGTCGAGCACACGCTGTGGACGGCGGCCGGAACCGACGAGGTGCGCGCGATCCGTGCAGCCGCGGCACGGCTGCCGCGGCTGTACGTGACGGACGGGCACCACCGCTTCGCGGCGGCCTCACGCATGGCGGCGGCGGGCCGCGCGGAGGGCAGCGGACAGGACGCCGCGGACCAGTGGCTGCTCGCCGCCCTGTACCCTGACGACGAGCTGCGCATCCTGCCGTTCCACCGGGCGGTCGCCCGGCCACGTGGCCCCACGACCTCGGACCTGCTGAGCGCGCTGGCGACGCACGTCCACGTCACCCTGCTCGAGCGCCCCGTTCCGCCCGACGATCCGCGCATGTTCACCGCGTTCGTCGATGGCGACTGGTTCCGCCTGGTCGTGCCCTCGGATACGGTCGACGTCGATCCGCTCGACGCGCTCGCGGTGAGCGTTCTTCAGGAACACGTGCTTGCACCGGTGTTCGGCGTGCACGAGCCGCGGATCGACCCGCGCCTGACCTACGTTGCCGGGGACGCCGACGCCGTCGCATCGCACTGCCGGCGGCATCGGGCGGTCGGCTTCATGTTGCGCGCGACGACGATGCACGAGCTCATGACGATCGCCGACGCTGACGCCGTGATGCCACCGAAGTCGACCCTGTTCTCGCCCAAGCCCCGCGCGGGGATCGTGCTCCGCCTGATCGCCTGA